From the Equus asinus isolate D_3611 breed Donkey chromosome 9, EquAss-T2T_v2, whole genome shotgun sequence genome, the window tgaaatataattaaaattaatttcttctatttctttttgttttgttttaatgtggccactagaaaatttaaattacatatattgattgctttatatttttatgggACAGCATTTTTCTAGATCATTCTAGTCTTCCTTCTCAACATTTTTTGAGTCTCTTCCATTCCAGTCTTATTATTATCATCTAGTTTGAACTTCTTACAGTACACCCTTCAGGTTTCTCTGCCTGCACAGTCTGCATCCTGCAATGTCCCTCACCTACGCTGCATTCTGTCTCCAAATCAATCTTCCTAAGGAAAAGTTCAAGTGAACGGCTCCctgatcaaaaataaaaaaccaattaTTTCTCTCTGTCCATCAAATAAAGTCCAAACTGTTACAGCCCCCATAGAGCAGGATGGAGCTCTATTCAGCTGGAAGAATCTTACATTTTTTGAGGGAGGGGGCTTCACATGGCATCTCCATAAGAGCTGTACAATGACTTTGACTTGACCAAAGCTTGGCTCAGAGAAAGATATCCTTTGCAAAGATTTTACAAGCTGAAATAGCATATCTTCTTTCACGAGTTCCCAGAGCCATCAACCTGTTGACAAAAACCAGTAACTTGTATAAAAACAAGGTAGAAGGAGGGTCCTGATGCTACTAATGGGCCTTGGCTCCTCGTTTGAGATGTCAAGATTGATAGCATTGTGTCTTAAAGATCCCAAATACCTAAATTTTACCCACCAGTGAGCCTAGTTCCTCTCTGAGCAAACTGAGAAATAACCAAACTTTTCTGAAGCAATTAATTGGAACACTTAGAAGTACAAAGGGAAGAACGACAACACCTCATGCAAATGTCTGGCCATTCATACTGTTTTCTGAAGGTCAAATGATGGATGGACCAAAAGTTTTTGCTGATCCAAACTAaaatataatactttttaaatattagatcttgttattattattattaatacttttCAAAGTAATTTCCTCTGTTTGATATTTAAAGATCAAAATCCACTACTATTTCTTTCAACATGAAACCCTACACACCAGCTTATCTTGATTACTGGTCATTCCAGACCGTTTATAATTCCATGACTTTGCAAGGCTGTGGAATGGTTGAGCTGGAAGAGAAGTTGGAGACCATCTAACACAATTCCTCATTCTACAAATGAAGATCCTGAGGTCCTGGAGCTCATGAAGTGAATCTCCAACAGAGGCCAGAACCCAGATCTGTGATTTTCCAGTCTTGTGCCTTTTTCATTACATCattcattcttcctctttcttgtgaTTTGTGTATTGAAATTCTACCTATTCTTCAAGATTTAAGATAAATGGCACCTCCTTCATGATGACAAACCAGCAGAGACCTATCCTTCTTGCCCACACTTAGTCTATAACCTTCCAGATGTTTGTGATCCTTAGCTCCCTTCTTGGATTTTAAACATGCTGAAGGCAATGATGCTATCTGACACAATGTATGTCCAGTAAGGTGCCTTCCACATGGGAACCTCTCTACGCatttttgtcaaataaatgattgaacaaAGGAAAACTACATAGCAATTTGTAACCTCGGTTATTAAATCTATAACATGAGAAAATGgatgcaagaaaatgaaaaaagtataaaCTGTGATACAATGCATTTTGATCTCCTTGAACAAAAAGCCACATACATTTCAAggtttgttattgattttttaaaaaaaaataattttcttcctcctcttcaaagCTTTCCTTTCATTAGAACAAGCAGAAGGGAATTAGTGAATTATAGCAGAGACCAAGCTATTAGGGATTTAAAGATTAAGTTTGGAAATCCACAtgtctctttaaaatataaagagtGCCAGTTCAATTGAGTGCAGAAAGACTGTCAGCCAAAAAGATCCAGTCAAGTTAAATTGAAAAAGACttggttatttttttccagtggaCATTTAAATGTAAGATAATCCATCACGCCAATTCTTCTGTCCTGGTATGCTTATtaagtaaatgtttattatacTAAATTCCATTTCAAACTGGGTTTGGGGggtgacttttaaaaagcaagaatttCATGTAAGATGGGATTAGCTTAAAAGGGACAAAACCGTCAATATGTTTCTATTATTAAGCATGTTGTTTACATGGAGCTCAAAGAAAGTAAAACTTACCCCCAAATGAGAATTAGCCCTGAGGAAATTCCCCGCACACGAAAGATTCCCTAACAGAGGGCtagtcatttttcaaatgagaggGGAtgggtagaaagaaagaaaaaggcagtaCCAAGTCTTCCATGTATTTGACCTTAAAAGTCAGAGCATGGAAGTTTATCACAGCCAGTATTTAGTGGCCAAAGAGATAAGTAGATATTTGGGCACTTAATTAAATTCACTTCTCTGCTAAGCGAGAAATAATTATTGACTATCTGTTATATCTAAGACAGTGTACTGGCTAGGAAATACGAGGTAAGTAAAGATGATTGCAAATAATTCCTGTCCTCAAATTAACCAGACGTTTCAGGCAGTGTGGTTATGGTCTATAGATCAGAAGATCTAAATATCAACCCCTCCCGATTTATAGATTTCCTTAGGGGAGATGGAGTCTGAATTACCTGGGTAACTCTTTCCATTCAACATTTAACTGATTTAATTTGGCAACCTAGAATTTACGGTTCTTCATTTGGCCTAACTCCACGCATTTTCTTTAAATCCATATTAAAGACATTTCCAGAAATGAAACATTGTGTGGTTCTGGGATGTGAGGACCTTGTTTAAGATGTTTACAtatttcaataacatttattCATATATCACATTTTACTGAATTCTatgaaatgctttaaaattatattaatcgTAAAACTAATAGAGAGTAATTTTGTTTCTAGAAGATAAATTGAAACACAAATCAAATTTAAGGGACATCTTGGgcaaaattttatcaaaatgttAGCTTCCTCAAAAATTATTCAGTAGTAAATAGTGAGAAGCTGAAACTTTTTCTGCTTCCCATCTAGAATGCATACTCCTCAGGAGCAGGTACTCTGTATTTATCTATGTAAATCTAATGAGAACCTAGTACAATGCCTGATACCCATTAGCCACTCAGTAATGTGTgttgatgaatgaattaattgaTTAACACAAAATATGACCTTCCAGCATTTGGAAACCTTCacttcttaaatttaaattacccAGGAAGGTAAGCAAAGGTAGAGAATGACTCAGTAACATAACAATCCAAGAAACAGACAGGTATTTCCCAGGGCAACAGGGAGAAGTTACATTTTGAGAAAACTTTCTGGGGGTGGATAGCCCAGGAGCTACTGCACTCAACCTCTCAATGATACCCTAGAGGACCCACCAATTgtagatttctccccagaagtgTTTACCCCATAGAAACCTCACCAACAAAAGCTGTGGCCAATAACCTGATATCCTGGAAAACCATCCTATCCAATGAACTAAGCAGAGCTATCCAATTCCAAAGAGTCAACAGGATTTATTGCCAAGAATTCCTTTGCAAAAGTTAGAGGACATATCATTCTCATATTTTGCCCTCCTTGGTGagatatttaaataaacacataGTTTTGTTCCTGGACTCCCTAGCTGGGTATTCTTTGAAACTTCACTTACAGATCACTCAAAGGAACAGTGTGACCTCCATGAAAGCTCAGTCTTGGAACTCTGAGGAGGGTAATCACAAGATTAATGTTTTCCCtatttaaaactaatttaaaactaaaaatagctGCAATAGCCCCTGCTTATCTTAGAGGGGGAGGCAGGCTGGCAAGAGGCAGGGATTATACTCCTAGAAACATCCACAATAAATTCTCCAATGTTTCAGCATTGAGTATGTTAATCTGGGACGATGAAGTAACACCTGTTGCATGTGCAATGTATTTTTTGTTATCAATAAAATACGtgcttaatttatttcttttcggAACACAAAtagaaattcattatttttaaatattcatattttgatatttaatattttggcAGGATTTTTAAGCACTCAAAAGATCATTGATTTATTTGCcaaatagtcccatttgttatttccattttatggagAACATGAAGGAATTCTATTGACTTTACCAAGGTCACCAGCAAAGCAATGATAAGAAACCTGAGAGCAAATCCTTTCTGttcccaaatattttgaaagttgGCTCATGTAAAGAAAAAACTTTGAATGATGAAAGAGCACTTCtgggaatgaaaaagagaaacctTGTCTTTCAGTGCCTGGAGGTCTATGCTCGTTCCcaaaagaaagcatttattttaGGCCCAGAGCTCAAATTAAGCTTCACTTTAACTGGATATTTTCCTCATTATATCCTGAACTTGGAAAAACGAAGGAAATAATCACAAAAgcacaattttagaaaatttgccCTTAATAGTCTGATTTTTAATGGCAGAGTTTTGTGTTTGGGGCACGCATTTAAATAACTTAGCACCTCAATGAGGTACGCATGTTAAAGATCCCTTTTGCATTGTAATAGTTATTAAgccaatatttgttgaaagcTTGTTAGTCAGGTACTATTTTCATCTTCTCACTTAGTCCTTGTAAAAAACTGCGTGGGAgacatattattaatattatgcccattttacagatgagaaaatgagatataaaaaagttaactcattttcccaaagtcacacagttagtgaGGGTTGAAGGACAAATGTAAACAGGCTGAGTATCCGAAACATAAAACTCGGTATAAATCAACCTCACAGCACTGTCAAAGGCCACTCTCCACCCCACAACATCTTTTTCCAGGTGACTTCttaacaataacagcaacaaaaacttcAGCAGAATGTTGATTCAATTTAGCATTTCTAGAAAAccttatttctatttctagaGTTTTCAAGATTGGTTGATTCTTGGTgctattttgtagataaggaagcATTCATGGCAAACAGAATCCAAATTCTCACTTTGCCTCACACTGGCCATGTGACCTGGGGCATATTATCTAAGTTCTTAAAGGCCCTTTCATATTGGTGTTCAGTAAATGATTCCCAAATTTCTAGCTATAAATGTTTTTTCAGGAAGTAAAACACCATTTGGAGATTAACTAGTCCAAACATCTCAATTTACAAGTGAAGGAATTAAGGCCAGAGGAATTAAGTGACTTTAAAAAGCTTCTCAGCCAACTCCTTGTAGAATCAGTAATGAACTCAGGCTGCCAGTCCCAGGCGTGCGCTCCTTCCCTGTTCCGTGCTATCTCAAGTGGATTAATATATGATTGATGATCTCTGCCACAAAGAGAAATTTTTCTTTGGCAGACAGTGCATGATTATTTTCATGGATAACCGGAGTTACAGTGCTGGGCTAGAGGTGGTTGTAGCCAAGTTTTTCAGTGCCTATGAGTTTTAAGCTCTAATAAATGTAGATAGGGTCCCTTCTTGCCATTTGTGTGACTCTCGCCTGCCAATTTGGATCCATAACATTTCAGCTGAGCTCTGCAAGTTACACAAATATCACTTTTGTCGTTTCCCTGTCTTCTGAAGCTTTGCTATAGGCTTAAATGAGTCCTTATGCTTCATAGGTTTCCCCATGGTGAACATCTCCATGGAGCTTCCTGTGGGGAGCAGTTGCTTACAATTATTCCTGCcaactgactttttaaatacattgagATCTCTGTGGCATTGCCCagggctctctccttggctctgATATGTTCAAAGTTATACCCTTAATGTGAAAAATATGTAGATGGCTTACTGAGCCAACTTATGGATGACACAAAGATGCTGAGCGCAATGAATATGCTAATGAGGGAATCAGGTTATAAAAAGCCTAGAATGTTGCACCAAATGCAATACAGTGAAatcaaaaaagggaaattttaaattcCTGAACTTGggtgcaaaattttaaaactgtgcAAGAATAGGATGGGAATTTATGTTTGACATAACATTGACATAGATTGATTTCTACCTTGGCATAGATAAAAATACCCAAGAGTTTAGGCTGACTGTGAGTTTGATATAAGTCAATAGTAACGTGGCTGCAAAAAAGGTCATTTCATCTTCGGCTGCCTTGCAATGTGTGGTTTtcagagcaaaataaatgataattcgGTTCTACTCATTTTAGTCAGACCACATGTGgactattattttcctttctatgCAGCAGGGACATAGTTAAAGTGAAGAGCATCCATAATGTTTGATAAGAGCGAGAGATGGTTCCAAACATATGACAATACGAAGGAAGTTTGAAGAAACTGGAATTTTTTATCCTGGGGGAATAATGGTAACTGTTGAGAACCATGAAGGAGCTGAGATCTTACCATACTTCCAAGCTGACAAGTTAGCCTGACACAGTTTCATGGATGTTGGTAGAAGACACAAGACTCAAACAGAGGTCAGTCTATTACTCACAGTAATCACAGTACCTAGAGCATCAGCATTTTCTGCTGCTGGTTCCTTAAGCCCCAGTTTCCACAGGGCAATGCAAACAGGACTGGCTAATGTTCACACACACAGTGGGTTGTATTCCGGGAGAGGAATCCTGAGTTTAGGAAATCCCAATCTTTGATAATAGGCTGTAAGCAAACCTGCCCAACCATTTTTCTAGGGGAGGGGGATACCATCTCTAAACAAACATATTTGAAAAGAGCAAAATGCTGTCAGTGCTTCTTTAGAAAGACGTGCAGAAAGAGGAGAGACCCATGGAAAATTATCTTTCAAGAATAAGTACATCTTGAGGGTTGTCATGTTACAGAGTATTAGAAATTTGtcacttaagaagaaaaaaacaatgtccAATTGGTGGAAATTACCAAAAGATACATTTATAGTagataaggaaatattttataaaaaacagAACAGGTTCAAAATGGGATGGACTTCCTAAGAAGTTAGACACGTTTAGAGAGAAACCAGGTAACCATTTATTATGACTATTGAGGAAATATTCGTATACCAGAGAAGTACTGAATTTAATGTTACATTAAGCTTCTTCTAACACTCCATTTACCAGAAAATAGAGGGAAAGAAAGCAGTGAAGTAACTAGGAAAAAATGCCTGACAGAAAAGGATAAAGGACACTTTCAAACTTGAAATGCTTCATTGTATATCTTCTGAAGCTCTGTCTTTGTCCCAAGAGCATCCAGACGTCTCTTTGATAAACCAGAGATACGGCCatatccaaagtctttatgaactTTATGTTGTAATCTCGCTTGTTGTGCCTCTTCAGCTAAGAAAAACATCTCAACACTCTACTTGGAAATAAAGACTTTGAAGCCTTATCCTAGATTGATTATCCTgtgttttgagaaagaaaatctttacTAAGGAATCCTTTATAATCTACCTGGAAATACTTCTCATTGTCTAGACACTTAAACTGAAGCTTGAGACTATcccaaaaaaaaatatattgtcaaCAGGAGTTTTtcttaagaaacaaaacacatttgttcctccccatcccccaccaaaaaaagagagattatttAAGAATAACTGTCATGTCAATTAGCAAATGGagcaaatagacatttttcactTCTTGGATTTATTAGCTGTTCATTTGTTTGAATTCATCTGCACACCACATATGTAAGATGATACGACTATAACCACTGGGTGGAGACGTGACTGTGGGTGTGCCATTTGATCCCTATGCTTCCCTATTTCTTTACATGTAAAGTGATGGGTTTGAATAGATGACAGCAATGTTTCTTTCCAGCTTTTCAAACTCCAACGAATCCAGGAAGAGCTGCCTTCTTAACAGCTGGCGTAAATTTGGAGCTCTAGGCATGGTAATAGGGCTTAGAAGAAAATAAGGTGGAAATCCCCTCTGAAAGATGGTTTACAGGGAATCTCTCTTACCCTAACACATAGAAACATCAATAAGGATATTGGGAAAGGCTATGGAATGGAGGAATGTAAGAGTACCTTGGGGTGCTTTTTGGCAAGACATGAGAGTAGTTTATGGcaagaaactggaaacaaaatgTCCCCTCTATACTAAATCCAGCAGGGAATCCTATTCCAAAAAATGACCTTGGAAAGGGCTCCAGACCGGCAAGTGTTGGGCcctggctcatcaggccatagtAAGCCGTAGGATGGGGAGGCCTTGTTTCTGAAGAGGTAGACATCTGTCTGGAAATaatacatttattcttttatgaaaCAGTAGATACAAAGTTTAGAGGGCCCTTCTTTTGCAGCTCAAAACAAGCAAATAACCTCTTCCCACATGGACCATTTGATCCTGAGATGCATATGCATATGTAGTGACCTGGGCATTTTTTCTGGAGATCATTGCTCTACTCTACAACTTTGTGATTAATCAGTAATTGAGACCCCCCTCTCGCATAATTTGACTCAGAAGACACACACCGCAGATCTCACAAATCACATCTCAGAACTTATTCTCGCTTTGgggcttaaaatattttttgaaaataattgtgtTGCAGTATGTTTTACATGTCAATTCTGAAAGCCGACATCTTCTTGAAACTACAAAGTTTTTATAAAAGATTTATGGTGGTCAAATAAAACTTCTTATCAAACTAAATTTGTCAACATACTTATATAGATGCCTTAGTGTTTCAGTAAAACACTATGCAATGAATCCAATAAAAAAGgaacttaaatacatattttttcctgcATGCATAAGCATCTGCTCTAACTTCTGCCTCCTAAAACTGTTGCTTATTTTGTTTCAGCTTTaacccttaaaaataaaagaatgatctGGCTTGGAATGTTCATTAGTTTAGCAGCAGGAGTCAGATTAATCTCCTTCACACCCCTTGTTAGACTTACTTTACTCAATgtttaagatattaaaaaaataggtcTCTTGGAGGGAGCGATGTTCATCTAGAACTTGGGGTCTCTTGGGGCGTAAACCATGGAGTTTTGGTTCAGAGCTTAGACTGAGAATGTTTGCCACATTTTTCTGAATCAAGAGGCAGCTCTATTCTagagtgaccttgagaaagtgatttttttcatccTGGGATGCAGATATCCATGATAGAGGGCAGCTGTACTCGTTATAAATATCTTGTAAGGTAGGCAAAATGCTGCACTGTAACTCCTGTAGCCAGAAAGCCAGGAAGGAGAGGGCTTATGTGACCTTTCAGAGAATATACTGTTCACCCCAAGGAGCTGTGTGTAATTAAAACAGAGAGTTAGCACCTCTCACAAGAGGGATCAATTTACTCTGAATAGCCCAAAGCTTTTTATCACTTGTTATGGTACTCTTGCTCTGGACAAGGGAGGCGTGGAGCAGGGGAGACCCAGTGAGGGGAAGGTGAACAAGAAGCAGTAAtctgagaaggaaaaacaaaaatagagtgGGGAATAAAGGGAGTAAAGAAAGAAGAGCAGGCTTTGGGAGGCCCTGTGGCACTTACTGGCAATCCTGTGCTCAAAGGCCTCATAGAGGGCAGGTGGTTATTTCAGTCTGTTCCCGTTATAGAAGTAGATCTTAGTGTTACCCTGAGGAAGGGTATGGAAACTGGAATTGACCACCACTCttcatgtcattttctttctcacaaaTCTACAGTGACTCCCACACTTCACCTTGCCTTGTAGGACCCTCTGATGTTCTGCTTCACCTGTATCCTTCCTGCATGAGCTCCAGCTATGCTGCTTTCCTAGCTGTAAGCCCCACACCCACACCTTCTTTTCCTTACAGTatatttttccctcctctcttcctttgcACATAACTAAAGCACCTCCATCCTCTTAGGTGAAGCTCtaatttatttcataataataactTACACTGTGTAAAGCTTTATACCAAGCACTTAAACATGTACGTCACACCTGGGCCATTGTCTCCTGGGACATTTCCTTGACTACCTTGGCCCACATCCATCCCTCCTGTGCTTTATCTCCTGAAACATTTGTTCACTGACCCAACTCTACAGAACCAGCCTCTAGGAGTGGAAGGCTGTCGTAGTCTACATTTTCAACAAGTTtcccaggagaaactgaggaGATAGAGTGACTTAAGGAGGCAGAATTTTGACTATTGCTCTTTACTTTATGTTTTTCCATATCATTTGTACATTTTTACCATGATCATGataaacttttataataaaaattagtgTATGcggtcatatttattttttaagatccCAGATAATTTTGATGGGGTGGGAACTATAGGTTCATATCAGTCATTTGAACAATGATTTAGACATatgccttctttcatttcttagctttccaacaAGAAAGGTACTCAAGAGCAAGAACTAGCCCTGTACTTTTCCTATCACTCAAAGcgtgtgctcaataaatacttgagttGGTTTGAATAGACtcccaataaaataagaaaaaatttaatgacACACATGACATGGTACATTTGAACAAAAAGAAAGCTTTATAattagagtttaaaaaatatgtattagttAGACAGAAAAAATACTCAGGTGACTTAACAGACCACAGAATGACCACAGATCAGCATCAGTGTTTGGCTTTAGATCTAGAAGCAAAGGATCTCTGAAGACATCAAGGAACTTTTAGCAAGTAGAAACCATGAGATGCTTCTCTCTCTTGAATCTGACTCATTCTCGAAGTGGTATGTTCAATTATAAATTCTATAGCTAAAGAAGAAATTTGAGTAGTTGGAGAGAGTCAAGAAAAGAATCAAAACTCttacattactggtgggaatgtaaaatgatgcagctgcctTGGGAAACAGTCTCATAGTTCTTCAGAAAGTCAAACATAAGagttagcatatgacccagcaaatccactcctaggaatatactcaagagaattaaaaacacacatcCATACAAAAACGTGTACGCAAATGTTCACAGAAGTGTTCTTTATACTAGCGAATGGATAACCATGATAgctgatggataaacaaaatgtggtatagccaaacaatggaatattatttgaccatacaaaggaatgaggtactgattgtgctacaacatagatgaacctacCCTGAAAATACACAAAGTAAAAGAAGCCTGACACAAAAGGACATATATTCTATGATTGTATGtctacaaaatgtccagaattggcaaagccatagagacagaaagtggattagtggttgcccgGGGCCAAGAAGAAGGGGGATAGGAAGTGATTGCTAGTGCGTATAGAATTCTGGAatcagatagtggtgatggttgcacaattctgggAATATAGTAAAAAacaccaaattgtacacttaaagggcaaattttatggtatgggagttatatttcaaaaaatctgtggtttttttaaacaaagaaaaaagtcaaggGAGAACATGAGGTGGAGGGAAATCTGGGCAGCAGGACCCCCCAAAAAACGTTAAAAAAACAGGAGATGAGAAAGCAGTTTTACTAAAGGTTGCCTTTTTTGGCATAGttgactttttaaactttaatttaaaaacgTGATGGCTagctgagaaaaaaattagaagacatAGACTATAACTACAGCCTAAGGGGTTTAGTTTAGATATGAGGTTTTCCTACCAATGGACGTTAGAGTAAGAGGTTTTCACATCTCTCTTTTTGGTGGACTTAAATAGTGCTCAGAATAGGTTTTACGTGTGCAGGACAATTTGTGGGAGCCCTTCCTgaagtgggagagggaggaattaGATGACCTTTCATGGTCttcgctctttctctctctctcaggacaCTGTGAGTCCTCAGCCTTCGATATAACTCACTGCCTCTCGGGCATGAGCCTCGGTGAAATAAGAGAGGAGACACTTCTGTTTCTTGAAAACTTTTATTTGGTTTCTATATTCAGCCATAAACACACATTCCTCTTAAGACTGTAAAAGTCTTTTCCTCTAAacaattaactttttattaaaaaaaaaaaaacctgaaggtGCACTTGCAAACTATTTATTTCAATCATTTGTGTAAAGAAAGTAAATTCAGGCTATGTATAGTTACCTCTACACATGTTATTAATATGAATACATAGAATGTACTTGTCTTGgtaaatagttttaaaacttcCACAAGCCTTTGAATTgagttttatttgaaaaataaaagaatatcatCCTCAGTCGTGTTTCACAAGGATGGAGTCATCTCTTCTAGGTCCGCCCATTGCTCCTTGCTTTTGGAGAAAACTAGGATCTGCTTTGGGTCCATTCAGCACAGTTTTCTTCACTCTCTGCCCAGGACCCAGATTCCCACAAAAATAAGACAAACTGAGAAAGATGATTAGAGCAAGAAAGTCTCTTCTGGGCCCTGTCACTAGATTCAGATCAGATCCTTTCTAGCCTTTTATTCTCTGGTCAGGTCAGATAGTGCTTCATTTTATGGCAAAGTTTATGTCAGAATTGATGCTCTTTGTTTCGCCATCACACACATTCAACAATATTCATCTATGGAGGAAACATAGAAATTTAAACCTTCCTATTTTGGGGTTAGTAACATAATCTTCCATTTCCAATATTTTCAGATGTCTTTAGCCCAACTGCGTGTTTACTGAATAGTAACAGACTGTGGTCTTAGAGCCAGATCTTGTTAAAACTTGATTTGTTGAGAACATCAACTAAAGAGAAATCCTCGCCAAGACATGAAGCACTTCACCTCGTCGGGAGGGgaccctgctccctccctgctaAGCAAGAGCATGGTCAAATTGCCCTTTCTCCAGGCCTTCAAGTCCGTCAGCCCAGGTCGAGGTCGGCATGCTTCGATAGGGGTCCAGAAGAATCCGGAAGCACCTGACAATGAGGATgcccaagaaaataaataacaaaatcacAAAAACAAATGTGGTTTTCTGTTCTAGAGACATGCTAGAATCTGATGATGTATTCCCAAGAGGCGCTAGGGGCGAAGGGATGGGCTGTCCTCCATCCATCGTCCAGGGAAGCCAGAGC encodes:
- the CTXN3 gene encoding cortexin-3, encoding MDGGQPIPSPLAPLGNTSSDSSMSLEQKTTFVFVILLFIFLGILIVRCFRILLDPYRSMPTSTWADGLEGLEKGQFDHALA